The proteins below come from a single Paramormyrops kingsleyae isolate MSU_618 chromosome 25, PKINGS_0.4, whole genome shotgun sequence genomic window:
- the LOC140582919 gene encoding uncharacterized protein isoform X2, whose amino-acid sequence MEHILEEGNRVYEESGKLLKLKRSHKSEILKKMAETIYNFKPYPHEKELAMAAKALITAHPCLRMTAGEDGELGWKRHIGYKFASYRNNLAKAGVAEVAINTGRRSRNNPDNDHPHQNIKKARKAEVNYIINLPKDQTPATLETMREEIIHEVEKTERNQLVIGKLMNISYALRRQEIVGAVVAPQVKDVMVRWPALLMESQVFAEFHRINNVNLRSQFYKELDRHMPKLITLFRDKATKTGKIAEELAKLMRIYDPQEQRDVNMRRALVLRALPVYLREDASKFFRTCNSSRVTLLMHPSSALRASVLSWRMKCL is encoded by the exons ATGGAGCATATTCTAGAAGAAGGAAATCGTGTTTATGAAGAATCAGGAAAATTGCTGAAGTTAAAGAGGTCACATAAGAGTGAAATCCttaaaaaaatggcagaaacgATCTACAATTTTAAACCATACCCACATGAAAAGGAATTGGCAATGGCTGCTAAAGCTTTGATTACAGCTCATCCATGTCTCAGAATGACAGCTGGTGAAGACGGGGAGTTGGGATGGAAACGTCACATAGGGTACAAGTTTGCGTCTTACCGTAACAATCTGGCCAAAGCTGGGGTTGCAGAAGTAGCCATCAACACAGGGAGGCGGAGCCGAAACAACCCCGACAATGATCACCCCCATCAAAATATAAAGAAAGCTCGAAAAGCTGAGGTCAACTACATCATCAACCTACCGAAGGATCAAACCCCAGCCACTCTGGAAACAATGAGAGAAGAAATCATACATGAAGTCGAAAAGACTGAGAGAAACCAATTAGTCATAGGCAAGCTCATGAACATATCCTATGCTCTTCGTCGCCAAGAAATCGTTGGAGCTGTTGTAGCTCCACAGGTGAAAGATGTCATGGTCAGATGGCCAGCCCTACTTATGGAGTCacag GTGTTCGCAGAGTTCCACCGAATCAACAACGTTAACCTGCGCAGTCAATTCTACAAGGAGCTGGACAGACACATGCCTAAACTCATCACCTTGTTCAGAGACAAGGCCACCAAGACTGGCAAGATAGCGGAGGAGCTAGCCAAGCTCATGAGGATTTATGACCCTCAG GAACAACGTGATGTAAATATGAGACGGGCCCTCGTCCTTCGTGCACTTCCTGTGTACCTGCGTGAAGATGCCTCCAAGTTCTTCAGGACCTGTAAC TCATCACGGGTGACACTACTGATGCATCCCTCTTCAGCCCTGAGAGCATCTGTATTGTCGTGGAGGATGAAGTGCTTGTGA
- the LOC140582919 gene encoding uncharacterized protein isoform X1, protein MEHILEEGNRVYEESGKLLKLKRSHKSEILKKMAETIYNFKPYPHEKELAMAAKALITAHPCLRMTAGEDGELGWKRHIGYKFASYRNNLAKAGVAEVAINTGRRSRNNPDNDHPHQNIKKARKAEVNYIINLPKDQTPATLETMREEIIHEVEKTERNQLVIGKLMNISYALRRQEIVGAVVAPQVKDVMVRWPALLMESQVFAEFHRINNVNLRSQFYKELDRHMPKLITLFRDKATKTGKIAEELAKLMRIYDPQEQRDVNMRRALVLRALPVYLREDASKFFRTCNSADGPDLTDTPLALLTVITGDTTDASLFSPESICIVVEDEVLVSGPTNLADSFLLLFGYIYALDLQYPKNLELTFTFIQKVVVCLEDNKPLKGRLLTLKNYLFSE, encoded by the exons ATGGAGCATATTCTAGAAGAAGGAAATCGTGTTTATGAAGAATCAGGAAAATTGCTGAAGTTAAAGAGGTCACATAAGAGTGAAATCCttaaaaaaatggcagaaacgATCTACAATTTTAAACCATACCCACATGAAAAGGAATTGGCAATGGCTGCTAAAGCTTTGATTACAGCTCATCCATGTCTCAGAATGACAGCTGGTGAAGACGGGGAGTTGGGATGGAAACGTCACATAGGGTACAAGTTTGCGTCTTACCGTAACAATCTGGCCAAAGCTGGGGTTGCAGAAGTAGCCATCAACACAGGGAGGCGGAGCCGAAACAACCCCGACAATGATCACCCCCATCAAAATATAAAGAAAGCTCGAAAAGCTGAGGTCAACTACATCATCAACCTACCGAAGGATCAAACCCCAGCCACTCTGGAAACAATGAGAGAAGAAATCATACATGAAGTCGAAAAGACTGAGAGAAACCAATTAGTCATAGGCAAGCTCATGAACATATCCTATGCTCTTCGTCGCCAAGAAATCGTTGGAGCTGTTGTAGCTCCACAGGTGAAAGATGTCATGGTCAGATGGCCAGCCCTACTTATGGAGTCacag GTGTTCGCAGAGTTCCACCGAATCAACAACGTTAACCTGCGCAGTCAATTCTACAAGGAGCTGGACAGACACATGCCTAAACTCATCACCTTGTTCAGAGACAAGGCCACCAAGACTGGCAAGATAGCGGAGGAGCTAGCCAAGCTCATGAGGATTTATGACCCTCAG GAACAACGTGATGTAAATATGAGACGGGCCCTCGTCCTTCGTGCACTTCCTGTGTACCTGCGTGAAGATGCCTCCAAGTTCTTCAGGACCTGTAAC TCAGCAGATGGTCCAGACCTCACTGACACTCCGTTGGCTCTCCTGACAGTCATCACGGGTGACACTACTGATGCATCCCTCTTCAGCCCTGAGAGCATCTGTATTGTCGTGGAGGATGAAGTGCTTGTGAGTGGTCCCACAAATCTGGCTGACTCATTTCTCCTGCTCTTTGGGTACATCTATGCACTAGACCTACAGTACCCAAAGAATCTTGAACTTACATTCACATTTATCCAAAAAGTTGTGGTGTGTCTTGAGGACAACAAACCACTGAAAGGGCGTCTACTGACGCTGAAGAATTATTTGTTCAGTGAGTGA